One stretch of Chryseobacterium sp. LJ668 DNA includes these proteins:
- a CDS encoding polysaccharide biosynthesis/export family protein has product MKIYKYLFFLILPFSLTSCITTKDVKYMQPSESLVINEEGLIPYNIPVYRITKNDMLNLNIVTTPKGDAAQFYSSLNTSGTGGGSTISMTGGTSGTGGSAVIYFNGLKVDSKGDINIFGIGYIKADGRTIEEVSQEIQDKVNENFQEGKSEVRLNINGITYYILGDIETTGLTGEKVAHKNTLTLTEAISINGGLNRTIDRKNIVIHRKLPEGIKIAKIDLTREDVMNSPYYYVQNGDEILLTTNRRSLNGFGKDPIQTLISGVSVITTALSIYLLLKNL; this is encoded by the coding sequence ATGAAAATTTACAAATATTTATTTTTTTTAATCTTACCGTTCTCCCTAACATCCTGCATTACTACTAAAGATGTAAAATATATGCAACCCAGTGAAAGTCTTGTTATTAACGAAGAAGGCTTAATACCTTATAACATTCCGGTTTACAGAATCACCAAAAATGATATGCTGAACCTTAATATTGTAACCACGCCCAAAGGGGATGCTGCGCAGTTTTATTCATCATTAAATACTTCTGGTACAGGAGGCGGAAGCACCATCTCAATGACAGGGGGAACCAGCGGTACAGGAGGTAGCGCTGTAATTTATTTTAACGGACTGAAAGTTGATTCTAAAGGCGATATTAATATTTTTGGCATCGGCTATATCAAAGCAGATGGCAGAACAATAGAAGAAGTAAGTCAGGAAATTCAGGATAAAGTAAACGAAAATTTTCAGGAAGGCAAATCTGAAGTCAGACTTAATATTAACGGAATTACCTACTACATTTTAGGGGATATAGAAACGACAGGACTTACAGGAGAAAAAGTAGCTCACAAAAATACATTGACCCTTACTGAAGCAATTTCTATCAATGGAGGTCTAAACCGAACAATTGACAGGAAAAATATTGTAATTCATAGAAAGCTTCCTGAAGGTATTAAAATTGCCAAAATAGACCTTACCCGCGAGGATGTAATGAACTCTCCCTATTATTATGTGCAAAACGGTGATGAAATATTGCTGACAACCAACAGAAGAAGTTTAAACGGATTCGGAAAAGATCCTATACAGACTCTCATCAGTGGGGTTTCGGTCATTACAACCGCATTATCAATCTATCTACTCCTTAAAAACCTTTAA
- the porG gene encoding type IX secretion system protein PorG, protein MVSIKAQRNELGIRLGMSNLVGDIGNTNYILQQPLDLDRASEWGVPFYGGLLYRFNFNPHQTVRLDLGYNQLQFSDKAAKEEYRRNRNSFGKNNVYEASVVFEYNFFPVNNEQLSMLSPYIFAGIGGLMFDAPKATLNHDFRRNADGVAQAPINELDFVTTTEYTMGRKTVAQIPFGVGLKYKFNHGWAIFAEATFRYTLTDQLDHSKILAEDLISNYNADILNPSTGGSLLQTGDYFAVSKEREASFLGRRAVGDTESRDWMNTFSLGLTYSFGRPPCYCD, encoded by the coding sequence ATGGTAAGTATAAAGGCGCAAAGAAATGAATTGGGAATTCGTCTTGGGATGAGTAATTTAGTTGGGGATATAGGAAATACCAATTATATTCTTCAGCAGCCCTTGGATTTGGACAGAGCTTCAGAATGGGGAGTTCCTTTTTATGGTGGATTATTATATCGATTTAATTTTAATCCTCATCAGACGGTGAGATTAGATTTGGGTTACAATCAGCTGCAATTCAGTGATAAAGCTGCTAAAGAAGAATATAGAAGAAACAGAAACTCATTTGGTAAAAATAATGTGTACGAAGCAAGTGTAGTATTCGAGTACAACTTTTTCCCAGTGAATAACGAGCAGCTAAGTATGTTGAGTCCATACATTTTCGCCGGGATCGGAGGATTAATGTTTGATGCACCAAAAGCTACATTAAATCATGATTTCAGAAGAAATGCTGACGGAGTAGCACAAGCGCCTATCAACGAATTAGATTTTGTGACAACGACCGAGTATACAATGGGTAGAAAAACAGTAGCTCAAATTCCTTTCGGAGTAGGTCTGAAATATAAATTTAACCATGGCTGGGCAATTTTTGCAGAAGCTACATTTAGATATACTTTGACAGATCAGTTAGATCACAGCAAGATATTAGCAGAGGATTTGATTTCAAACTATAATGCAGATATCTTAAATCCTTCTACCGGCGGATCTCTTTTGCAGACAGGAGACTATTTTGCCGTTTCCAAAGAAAGAGAAGCTTCTTTCTTAGGCAGAAGAGCTGTTGGTGATACAGAATCAAGAGATTGGATGAATACCTTTAGTTTAGGATTGACCTATTCTTTCGGAAGACCACCATGTTATTGTGATTAA
- a CDS encoding exopolysaccharide transport family protein, producing MIPGKEATVDKSVAQKERIGTFALFDIEHFLRKLLRNWYWFVLMFCVGYAAAWFYGKYYAQNIYSSNLSLSVSSNTASYFTPNQSINFIWGQGGNQDGVYLKKMLLSRSHNEFLVQELNLFVNYKTKGLIKSTYLDKDDSPVFLEIDKKHLQQVNYPITLTPKGGDSFAVSFPEEGESTNVYNYEFEGFQTIPHYAKPAGKILKINEWYTSPNLRFRIVANPVATRIKLENIIVSLSTVNDAVNSIISSIGVDFDKEINSIMIISKTGLNLNSTVNFLNKSVNELQKKRFEDKNTVDKNTEKYLIVSLKEMRKKLDSSAAILNYLKTSEKLYDIKDRDEKSLNKIKELESRKADLLSKMISLNRIKNSVETQNFDRMISPSAAGFDDGMFSASVSELKALYLKKRELASIYTPNSEPIREINRLINEAKMNSSGSLRNIYTVYTSQINTIDQQIGDANSELSTYPEKQRKYLDAERGYNMIEATYNSLLSRQNESQMRLATTQSDISVIDPAKNLGQGPIGPNVKSTKMGIIATSLAFPFAIIFLGAVLDSRIRNIKELLNVTKIPLLGVVGNNPNDEMLTVLNHPKSSISEAFRGIRANVRFLANDDDKSKVLLVTSSVGGEGKTYVSINLASVLGLSDKKTILLGMDLRKPKIFGDFNIDNKNGISNYLTGEVSIDAIINKTTIPNLDVATSGPIPPNPSELLMSDKNIKFIEELKTRYDFIIIDSPPVGLVADSFELMKHSDANLYVVRHEYTEKYMLKMIAEKYNNGEIKQLGFVYNDYVAKQGYGYGYGYGYGYGYGYGYGYGYFDEDKNYKEPLIIRIRNLVKAFLDRKK from the coding sequence ATGATCCCAGGAAAAGAAGCTACGGTAGATAAAAGTGTGGCTCAGAAAGAAAGAATAGGTACTTTTGCTTTGTTCGATATTGAGCATTTTTTAAGAAAACTTTTACGAAACTGGTATTGGTTTGTACTGATGTTTTGTGTCGGATATGCGGCTGCTTGGTTTTACGGAAAATACTACGCCCAGAATATTTATTCCTCAAACCTTTCACTTAGTGTTTCTAGCAATACGGCAAGCTATTTTACGCCCAATCAGTCGATTAACTTTATTTGGGGACAGGGGGGTAATCAGGATGGTGTTTATTTAAAAAAGATGCTTTTATCCAGATCACACAATGAATTTCTGGTCCAGGAGCTAAACCTCTTTGTAAACTATAAAACAAAAGGTCTTATTAAATCAACCTATCTTGATAAAGATGATTCGCCCGTATTTCTAGAAATTGATAAAAAGCATCTGCAGCAAGTCAATTATCCTATAACCTTAACGCCGAAAGGTGGTGATTCTTTTGCAGTTTCCTTCCCGGAAGAAGGAGAATCTACTAACGTTTATAACTACGAGTTTGAAGGTTTTCAGACGATCCCGCATTATGCAAAGCCGGCTGGGAAAATTTTAAAAATAAATGAGTGGTATACATCACCAAATTTAAGATTCAGAATAGTTGCCAATCCGGTAGCAACGAGGATAAAACTTGAAAATATCATTGTAAGTTTGAGCACGGTAAATGATGCTGTAAATAGTATTATTTCATCAATAGGAGTTGATTTTGATAAGGAAATCAATAGCATAATGATTATTTCTAAAACAGGTCTGAACCTAAATAGTACCGTTAATTTTCTCAACAAATCTGTAAATGAATTGCAGAAAAAAAGGTTTGAAGATAAGAATACCGTAGATAAAAATACAGAAAAGTATTTGATAGTAAGTTTAAAGGAAATGAGAAAAAAGCTCGATTCGAGTGCTGCCATTCTCAATTACCTGAAGACTTCAGAAAAATTATATGATATTAAAGACAGAGACGAAAAATCTTTAAATAAAATCAAGGAATTAGAATCAAGAAAAGCAGACCTTTTGAGTAAAATGATTTCTCTAAACAGGATCAAAAACTCTGTTGAAACTCAAAACTTTGACAGAATGATTAGTCCCTCAGCTGCCGGTTTTGATGACGGAATGTTTTCTGCATCCGTTTCCGAATTGAAAGCGTTATATCTTAAGAAGAGAGAGCTTGCCTCAATTTACACTCCAAATTCTGAGCCTATCAGGGAAATTAACAGGCTGATTAATGAGGCAAAAATGAATTCGTCTGGCTCGTTGAGAAATATTTATACAGTTTATACAAGCCAGATCAATACAATTGATCAGCAGATTGGTGATGCAAATTCCGAATTATCTACTTATCCTGAGAAGCAAAGAAAATACCTTGATGCTGAAAGGGGTTACAATATGATTGAGGCTACTTATAATAGTTTGCTGAGCCGGCAAAATGAGAGCCAGATGAGATTGGCAACTACGCAGTCTGATATTTCGGTAATCGATCCTGCAAAAAACCTGGGTCAGGGTCCTATCGGTCCGAACGTAAAAAGTACAAAAATGGGTATCATTGCCACTTCACTGGCATTTCCTTTTGCAATTATCTTCCTGGGAGCAGTTTTAGACAGCAGAATCAGAAATATTAAAGAGCTTTTGAATGTAACAAAAATTCCTTTGCTTGGAGTTGTCGGTAACAATCCCAACGATGAAATGCTTACCGTTTTAAATCATCCAAAATCATCTATATCTGAGGCTTTCAGGGGAATCAGAGCGAATGTGAGATTCTTGGCAAATGATGATGATAAAAGTAAAGTATTATTAGTGACATCATCTGTTGGTGGCGAAGGAAAAACGTATGTATCTATCAATCTGGCATCAGTATTAGGCTTAAGCGATAAGAAAACCATATTGCTTGGAATGGATTTAAGAAAACCTAAAATATTTGGTGATTTTAATATTGATAATAAAAACGGTATTTCAAATTACCTTACAGGTGAGGTTTCCATTGATGCAATCATCAATAAAACGACAATTCCTAATCTTGATGTGGCTACATCGGGCCCTATTCCTCCAAATCCATCTGAGCTTTTGATGAGTGATAAAAATATTAAATTCATAGAAGAGCTCAAAACAAGATACGATTTTATTATTATAGATTCTCCGCCTGTAGGATTAGTTGCAGATTCATTTGAATTGATGAAACATTCTGATGCAAATCTGTATGTAGTGCGTCATGAATATACAGAAAAGTACATGCTGAAGATGATTGCCGAGAAATATAATAATGGTGAAATCAAACAACTTGGCTTTGTATATAATGATTATGTTGCTAAACAAGGGTATGGTTACGGTTATGGTTACGGCTATGGCTACGGCTACGGTTATGGCTACGGCTATGGTTACTTCGATGAAGATAAAAATTATAAAGAGCCGTTAATTATCAGGATAAGAAACTTAGTAAAAGCATTTTTAGATAGAAAAAAATAG
- a CDS encoding glycosyltransferase family 4 protein, producing MKNFELFLYESGISIFYVKVGLGFLFSFFITYISIPTIIKISRRKNLMDEPGVRSSHLRKIPNLGGIAIFYSIGICTSILAYELFDIYKFLFASLIILLYIGVMDDIVVMRAYKKLVAQIVVSALIVIGSDIRIRNLFGIFAIYEINYLISIIITIVTFIILINAFNLIDGIDGLAGGYALICSALFGISYYRLGEYNYPLVILSVVIIGTVLAFLYYNLSNYRATKIFMGDTGSMLLGFLLAFTSICFIDIFIDKESPNIPRYHLKSAPVIAMAILILPIVDTLNVILVRLWNKKSPFLADKNHIHHKLLKLNLTHRRSSFYIIVYYLFIVSVAYCLRHTNVNLLLVIVLLLGFLGAYLPDFIYRQKDNKLKNNN from the coding sequence ATGAAGAATTTTGAATTGTTCCTTTATGAATCCGGGATTTCTATTTTTTATGTAAAAGTAGGTCTGGGATTTCTGTTTTCTTTTTTCATTACTTACATCTCAATCCCCACCATCATAAAAATTTCCAGAAGGAAAAATCTGATGGATGAACCCGGGGTAAGAAGTTCACACCTTAGAAAGATACCAAACCTTGGCGGAATTGCCATTTTTTACTCAATCGGAATCTGTACTTCCATTTTAGCTTACGAACTCTTTGATATATATAAATTTTTATTTGCTTCGTTGATTATTCTGCTGTATATAGGCGTGATGGATGATATTGTGGTAATGAGGGCCTATAAAAAACTGGTAGCTCAGATTGTCGTTTCTGCATTAATTGTCATTGGTTCAGATATACGGATAAGAAATCTTTTTGGCATTTTCGCAATTTACGAGATCAACTATCTCATAAGTATCATCATCACTATCGTTACATTTATTATATTGATTAATGCATTTAACCTGATTGATGGTATTGATGGGCTTGCCGGTGGGTACGCATTGATATGCAGTGCTCTCTTTGGGATCAGCTATTATCGTCTGGGCGAATATAATTACCCTTTAGTAATCTTATCTGTGGTAATCATAGGTACTGTTTTAGCTTTTTTATATTATAATTTATCAAATTATAGAGCAACCAAAATATTTATGGGAGATACTGGCTCTATGCTTTTAGGGTTTCTGCTCGCTTTCACATCCATATGTTTTATTGATATTTTTATTGATAAAGAATCCCCAAATATCCCAAGATATCATTTAAAATCGGCACCTGTGATTGCTATGGCGATCCTTATTTTACCTATAGTTGATACCCTGAATGTTATTCTTGTAAGATTATGGAACAAAAAATCTCCTTTTCTGGCAGATAAAAATCACATACATCACAAACTTTTAAAGCTTAATCTTACACACAGAAGATCAAGTTTTTATATTATTGTTTATTACTTATTTATAGTTTCAGTAGCTTATTGTCTGCGGCATACCAATGTCAATCTCCTATTGGTAATTGTTTTATTACTAGGGTTTTTAGGGGCATATCTTCCAGATTTTATATATAGGCAAAAAGATAATAAGTTAAAAAATAATAATTAA